One window of the Burkholderia sp. FERM BP-3421 genome contains the following:
- the hpnA gene encoding hopanoid-associated sugar epimerase, whose protein sequence is MTDTPRDLVLVTGASGFVGSAVARIAREKGYAVRVLVRATSPRTNLADLDAEIVTGDMRDETSMRRALRGVRYLLHVAADYRLWAPDPGEIERANLEGALATMRAARAEGVERIVYTSSVATLKVTPSGHASDETAPLAADQAIGVYKRSKVLAERAVEKMITEDGLPAVIVNPSTPIGPRDVKPTPTGRIIVEAALGKIPAFVDTGLNLVHVDDVAHGHFLALERGRIGERYILGGENLPLQTMLADIAQLTGRKPPTIALPRWPLYPLAAGAELVAKVTKREPFVTIDGLRMSKNKMYFTSAKAERELGYRARPYRQGLEDALAWFREAGYLNA, encoded by the coding sequence ATGACTGATACACCACGCGATCTCGTTCTGGTCACCGGCGCATCCGGTTTCGTGGGCTCCGCCGTCGCGCGCATCGCGCGCGAGAAGGGCTACGCGGTGCGCGTGCTGGTGCGCGCGACGAGCCCGCGCACCAACCTCGCGGACCTCGACGCCGAGATCGTCACGGGCGACATGCGCGACGAGACGTCGATGCGCCGCGCGCTGCGCGGCGTGCGCTACCTGCTGCACGTCGCCGCCGACTACCGGCTGTGGGCGCCCGATCCGGGCGAGATCGAACGCGCGAACCTGGAGGGCGCGCTCGCGACGATGCGCGCGGCGCGCGCGGAAGGGGTCGAGCGGATCGTCTACACGAGCAGCGTCGCGACGCTGAAGGTCACCCCGTCCGGGCACGCCTCGGATGAGACCGCGCCGCTCGCGGCCGACCAGGCGATCGGCGTCTACAAGCGCAGCAAGGTGCTTGCCGAACGCGCGGTCGAGAAGATGATCACGGAAGACGGGCTGCCCGCCGTGATCGTCAACCCGTCGACGCCGATCGGCCCGCGCGACGTGAAGCCGACGCCGACCGGCCGCATCATCGTCGAGGCCGCGCTCGGCAAGATTCCCGCGTTCGTCGATACCGGGCTGAACCTCGTGCACGTCGACGACGTCGCGCACGGTCATTTTCTCGCGCTCGAGCGCGGCCGGATCGGCGAGCGCTACATCCTCGGCGGCGAGAACCTGCCGCTGCAGACGATGCTCGCGGACATCGCGCAGCTCACCGGCCGCAAGCCGCCGACGATCGCGCTGCCGCGCTGGCCGCTGTATCCGCTCGCGGCGGGCGCGGAACTGGTCGCGAAGGTGACGAAGCGCGAACCGTTCGTCACGATCGATGGTCTGAGGATGTCGAAGAACAAGATGTACTTCACATCGGCGAAGGCGGAACGCGAGCTGGGCTACCGCGCGCGGCCGTACCGGCAGGGTCTCGAGGATGCGCTCGCGTGGTTCCGCGAAGCGGGCTACCTGAACGCGTGA
- a CDS encoding acylphosphatase, with amino-acid sequence MGSNDLDERIETYYVRVRGIVQGVGFRHATVREAHALKLRGWVSNLEDGSVEAMIQGPAPQIDRMLAWLRHGPPAARVTEVSFEERPTDRRFERFQQQ; translated from the coding sequence ATGGGCAGCAACGATCTGGACGAACGGATCGAGACATATTACGTACGGGTGCGCGGCATCGTGCAGGGCGTCGGATTCCGTCACGCCACGGTGCGTGAGGCGCATGCGCTGAAGTTGCGCGGCTGGGTGTCGAACCTCGAGGACGGTTCGGTCGAGGCGATGATCCAGGGCCCCGCGCCGCAGATCGATCGCATGCTCGCCTGGCTGCGGCACGGGCCGCCCGCCGCGCGCGTGACCGAGGTCAGCTTCGAGGAACGGCCCACCGACCGGCGCTTCGAACGCTTCCAGCAGCAGTGA
- the rarD gene encoding EamA family transporter RarD, with product MRGVALSVAASALFALLSGYAQLLAPLTGLDIFAWRVIWTVPGALALVALRGNGPALGALAARLRTEPHTALMLVAGAALLGVQLWLFLWAPLHGRMLDVSLGYFLLPLTMVLVGRFHYHERLAGLQWLAVACAAAGVAHELWTTRAFAWPTLVVALGYPPYFMLRRRIQADSLALFAGEMLLLLPIAVATLAASPTHVAAHPALWLLLPGLGALSTIALASYLKASRLLPMTLFGILGYVEPILLVVVAVLFLGEPLTSARLATYGPIWLAVALTAWHGAAHLRRRGRVAR from the coding sequence ATGCGCGGCGTCGCGCTGTCGGTGGCCGCATCCGCGCTGTTCGCGCTGCTGTCGGGCTATGCGCAGCTGCTCGCGCCGCTGACGGGCCTCGACATCTTCGCGTGGCGCGTCATCTGGACCGTGCCCGGCGCGCTCGCGCTCGTCGCGCTGCGTGGCAATGGGCCCGCGCTCGGCGCGCTGGCGGCGCGCCTGCGCACCGAGCCGCACACCGCGCTGATGCTGGTCGCGGGCGCGGCGCTCCTGGGCGTGCAGCTCTGGCTCTTCTTGTGGGCGCCGCTGCACGGCCGGATGCTCGACGTCTCGCTCGGCTACTTCCTGTTGCCGCTGACCATGGTGCTGGTCGGGCGGTTCCATTACCACGAGCGGCTCGCCGGCCTGCAGTGGCTCGCGGTCGCGTGCGCGGCGGCGGGCGTCGCGCACGAGCTGTGGACGACGCGCGCGTTCGCATGGCCGACCCTGGTGGTCGCGCTCGGCTATCCGCCGTACTTCATGTTGCGCCGGCGCATCCAGGCCGATTCGCTCGCGCTGTTCGCGGGCGAGATGCTCCTGCTGTTGCCGATCGCGGTGGCGACGCTCGCCGCGAGCCCGACGCACGTTGCCGCGCATCCGGCGCTGTGGCTGCTGTTGCCCGGGCTCGGCGCGCTCAGCACGATCGCGCTCGCGAGCTACCTGAAGGCGAGCCGCCTGCTGCCGATGACGCTGTTCGGCATCCTCGGTTATGTCGAGCCGATCCTGCTGGTCGTGGTCGCGGTGCTGTTCCTCGGCGAGCCGCTCACGTCCGCGCGGCTCGCGACCTATGGGCCGATCTGGCTCGCGGTCGCGCTGACCGCGTGGCACGGCGCGGCGCATCTGCGGCGGCGCGGTCGCGTCGCGCGCTGA
- a CDS encoding peptide MFS transporter, whose product MNTARVSQTRSFTTVFLIEMWERFGYYGMAALLVLFMVNQLGFTDSHANLTWGAFTALVYASPSIGGWIGDKVLGTRRTMIVGAVVLCVGYLMLAMPNEHLAYLYGSLGVIVVGNGLFKANAANLVRRIYEGDDSRIDSAFTIYYMAVNIGSTTSILATPWIKDHWGWHAAFAVCSAGMLLAILNFVLMHRTLADIGSPPDAEPVHWRRAIAVVAGGAALALITMYVLEHKALAVASVWTAAFAILAIFAYMIAKSDSSERAGLIAALVLIAQVILFFIFYVQMSTSLTLFALRNVDPRFILFGTTLFTWSAAQFQALNPIWIMLLSPLLVILYNRFSKAGHDIPVAVKYAVGFGSVAIGYLVFSISGRFAVDGRVSSWFMVWGYGLYSLGELLVSGLGLAMIARYVPARMSGFMMGAYFVATGVSQYLGSVIANFAQMPSHDLPASASLPLYTNLFMWLGWLAAGGMGVSLLLLPLMRRLSHEHHRCVNEQRNAQAAPQ is encoded by the coding sequence GCACGTGTCTCGCAGACACGATCGTTTACGACGGTCTTCCTGATCGAAATGTGGGAGCGTTTCGGTTACTACGGGATGGCGGCCCTGCTCGTCCTGTTCATGGTCAACCAGCTCGGCTTCACCGACAGCCATGCGAACCTGACCTGGGGCGCGTTCACCGCGCTCGTCTACGCGTCGCCGTCGATCGGCGGCTGGATCGGCGACAAGGTGCTCGGCACGCGCCGCACGATGATCGTCGGCGCGGTCGTGCTGTGCGTCGGCTACCTGATGCTCGCGATGCCGAACGAACATCTTGCCTACCTGTACGGCTCGCTCGGCGTGATCGTGGTCGGCAACGGGCTGTTCAAGGCCAACGCCGCGAACCTCGTGCGCCGCATCTACGAAGGCGACGACAGCCGCATCGACAGCGCGTTCACGATCTACTACATGGCGGTCAACATCGGATCGACCACCTCGATTCTCGCGACGCCGTGGATCAAGGACCACTGGGGCTGGCACGCGGCCTTCGCGGTGTGCAGCGCCGGCATGCTGCTCGCGATCCTGAACTTCGTGCTCATGCACCGCACGCTCGCGGACATCGGCTCGCCGCCCGACGCGGAGCCGGTGCACTGGCGGCGCGCGATCGCGGTCGTCGCCGGCGGCGCGGCGCTCGCGCTGATCACGATGTACGTGCTCGAACACAAGGCGCTCGCGGTCGCGAGCGTGTGGACCGCGGCGTTCGCGATCCTCGCGATCTTCGCGTACATGATCGCGAAATCGGACAGCTCGGAGCGCGCGGGCCTGATCGCCGCGCTGGTGCTGATCGCCCAGGTGATCCTGTTCTTCATCTTCTACGTGCAGATGTCGACCTCGCTCACGCTGTTCGCGCTGCGCAATGTCGATCCGCGCTTCATCCTGTTCGGCACGACGCTGTTTACGTGGAGCGCCGCGCAATTCCAGGCGCTGAATCCGATCTGGATCATGCTGCTGAGCCCGCTGCTCGTGATCCTCTACAACCGCTTCTCGAAAGCGGGCCACGACATTCCGGTCGCGGTGAAATACGCGGTGGGCTTCGGCTCGGTCGCGATCGGCTACCTGGTGTTCTCGATCAGCGGCCGCTTCGCGGTCGACGGGCGGGTGTCGTCGTGGTTCATGGTGTGGGGCTACGGGCTTTACTCGCTCGGCGAGCTGCTGGTCAGCGGCCTCGGCCTCGCGATGATCGCGCGCTACGTGCCGGCCCGCATGAGCGGCTTCATGATGGGTGCGTACTTCGTCGCGACCGGCGTGTCCCAGTATCTGGGCAGCGTGATCGCGAACTTCGCGCAGATGCCGTCGCACGACCTGCCGGCCAGCGCGTCGCTGCCGCTGTACACGAACCTGTTCATGTGGCTCGGCTGGCTCGCCGCGGGCGGCATGGGCGTCTCGCTTCTGCTGCTGCCGCTGATGCGCCGGCTGTCGCACGAGCATCATCGCTGCGTGAACGAACAGCGCAACGCGCAGGCCGCGCCGCAGTAA